One part of the Phacochoerus africanus isolate WHEZ1 chromosome 7, ROS_Pafr_v1, whole genome shotgun sequence genome encodes these proteins:
- the LOC125131796 gene encoding taste receptor type 2 member 20-like yields the protein MKTLTLSFSIIVITEFVLGNFANGFIALVNCIDWAKRKKISSADGILTALVVSRIGLLWIILINWYLTVLNPALCSLKVRIIVHIAWAISNHYNIWLATSLSIFYLFKIANFSSLVFLHLKRRVKHVLFMILLGASFFLAFQVAVVSLKDSIQRNEYGGNITQKTKLRDILQLSHVTLITLANLIPFTMSLISFLLLIFSLWKHLKKMKCNGKGSQNPSTKVHIKAMQTVISFLLLFAIYFLTLISSVWSSKRQQNEQVLLLLQAFGILHPSVHSFILIWANRKLTKAFLPFLWPLKCWLKERK from the coding sequence atgaaaactTTAACACTGAGTTTTTCCATCATAGTAATAACAGAGTTTGTCCTCGGAAATTTTGCCAATGGTTTCATAGCACTGGTGAACTGTATTGACTGggccaagagaaaaaagatcTCTTCAGCTGATGGAATTCTCACTGCTCTGGTGGTCTCCAGAATTGGTTTGCTCTGGATTATATTAATAAATTGGTATTTAACTGTGCTTAATCCAGCTTTATGTAGTTTAAAAGTGAGAATTATTGTTCATATTGCCTGGGCAATAAGCAACCATTATAACATCTGGCTTGCTACTAGCCTCAgcatattttatttgttcaagATAGCCAATTTCTCCAGCCTAGTTTTTCTTCATCTAAAGAGGAGAGTTAAGCATGTACTTTTCATGATACTTCTGGGAGCTTCGTTCTTCTTGGCTTTTCAAGTTGCAGTGGTGAGCTTAAAAGACAGTATCCAGAGAAATGAATATGGAGGAAACATCACTCAGAAAACCAAATTGAGGGACATTTTACAGCTTTCACATGTGACTCTGATCACTCTAGCAAATCTCATACCCTTTACTATGTCCTTGATATCTTTTCTGCTGCTAATCTTTTCCCTGTGGAAACATCTCAAGAAGATGAAGTGCAATGGCAAAGGATCCCAAAATCCCAGCACCAAGGTCCATATAAAAGCCATGCAAACTGTGATCTCCTTTCTTTTGCTATTTGCCATTTACTTCCTGACTTTAATTAGTTCTGTTTGGAGTTCCAAGAGACAGCAGAACGAACAGGTCCTCTTGCTTTTGCAGGCCTTTGGAATCCTCCATCCTTCAGTCCACTCATTTATACTGATTTGGGCAAACAGGAAGTTAACAAAAGCCTTTCTGCCCTTTCTGTGGCCACTGAAGTGCTggctgaaagaaaggaaataa